One Aphidius gifuensis isolate YNYX2018 linkage group LG3, ASM1490517v1, whole genome shotgun sequence DNA window includes the following coding sequences:
- the LOC122851131 gene encoding ovarian-specific serine/threonine-protein kinase Lok-like: protein MLTTSNKNKNDNQMSPSNNIKKKEWGKLLQFDKSSHKQTHQDDYGLFKKHSLIHNVYKAGRIKNLDINLNEGNTDKDMLRYISGTHFIIKRERITNYKAADCEGDFVVFIYDESTNGTFINREKIKDKRILIHNDIISIAESDNEVFKYLKIANSEKITIIPKEVAKNYVDLRPLGHGANGDVILVVSKINFRPFALKKLMEGGELQSRIMRSKGLPEKLAQFYFYQVSSAIKYLHNKKITHRDIKAQNVLLRSNEEYTLVKVTDFGLSKLINDETQMQSRSGTFKYMAPEIYKRKVYTNRVDVWSLGVLLYFMLRNRFPFEETKEVPIFSAVIGGKFNFDHCIWKSISETAKCLIKRMLTVNPKHRYSIDNVVECSWLDDVELTEKISSLENSEVIHTNNKRDSENEKPNDKKIRKLPCSDPVINDNQIKRPRLK, encoded by the exons ATGTTGACTactagtaataaaaataaaaatgataatcaaaTGTCACCatcaaataatatcaaaaaaaaagaatgggGTAAACTTCTTCAATTTGATAAGTCATCACATAAACAAACTCATCAGGACGACtatggattatttaaaaaacata gTCTAATTCACAATGTATATAAGGCTGGACGGATTAAAAATTTGGATATAAATCTGAATGAAGGAAATACAGATAAAGATATGTTACGTTATATAAGTGGAacacattttataattaaacgtgaaagaataacaaattataaagCAGCTGATTGTGAAGgtgattttgttgtttttatttatgacgAAAGTACAAATGGCACTTTTATTAatcgagaaaaaataaaagataaacgTATATTAATTCACAACGATATCATTAGTATTGCTGAATCTGATAACGaag TCTTCAAGTACTTAAAAATAgcaaattcagaaaaaataactattataCCAAAAGAAGTGGCCAAAAATTACGTCGATTTACGACCTTTAGGACACGGAGCGAATGGTGATGTAATATTAGTTgtctcaaaaataaattttcgtcCATTTGCATTAAAGA aaCTTATGGAAGGTGGTGAATTACAAAGTAGAATTATGAGAAGTAAAGGTTTACCAGAAAAATtagctcaattttatttttatcaagtttcaTCAGCTATAAAGTAtcttcataataaaaaaataacccatCGAGACATTAAAGCACAAAATGTTTTACTAAGAAGCAATGAAGAGTACACACTTGTCAAAGTAACAGATTTTGGTTTGTCAAAACTAATCAACGATGAAACCCAGATGCAGTCTCGCTCTGGTACATTCAAGTACATGGCAcctgaaatttataaaagaaaagtttACACTAATCGTGTTGATGTTTGGAGTTTAggtgtattattatattttatgttaagaAATCGTTTTCCATTTGAAGAAACAAAAGAAGTGCCAATTTTTTCTGCTGTTATTGGTGGTAAATTTAACTTTGATCATTGTATTTGGAAATCTATATCAGAAACAGCAAAATGCCTGATTAAAAGAATGTTAACGGTTAATCCCAAACATAGATATTCCATTGACAATGTTGTTGAATGCTCTTGGTTAGATGATGTTGAACtaacagaaaaaatttcatcactAGAAAACTCTGAGGTAAttcatacaaataataaacgtGATAGTGAAAACGAAAAAcctaatgataaaaaaattcgtaaaCTACCATGTAGTGATCCAgttattaatgataatcaaattaaacGTCCACgcttaaaataa